From one Peredibacter starrii genomic stretch:
- a CDS encoding class II aldolase/adducin family protein, which translates to MNTNRDEGVIKFKLTLKRAPAPEMNQVIALEKWRALFFKLALIGEYPIDKIGYGNLSSRIGKKTFIITGSQTGHLAHLQAHHYSKVIECDLKKGSVTAEGLIPPSSESLTHYGMYEANPNINYVFHVHHQKLWEMMCNGPFDYISDDVPYGTQAMAEAASQLMGTKTSGIFVMKGHEDGIISYGATPEEAGKIILELYRKLAVRQ; encoded by the coding sequence GTGAATACCAATCGTGACGAAGGCGTCATCAAGTTCAAATTAACACTAAAACGGGCACCAGCACCTGAAATGAACCAGGTCATTGCCTTGGAAAAGTGGCGGGCGCTGTTTTTTAAACTGGCACTCATTGGTGAATATCCGATCGACAAGATCGGCTATGGTAACCTTTCTTCTCGCATTGGAAAGAAGACTTTCATTATCACCGGAAGCCAAACTGGGCACCTGGCCCATCTTCAGGCCCATCATTATTCGAAAGTGATTGAATGCGATCTGAAAAAAGGATCGGTCACAGCGGAAGGTTTAATTCCTCCATCAAGTGAATCCCTCACCCACTACGGCATGTATGAGGCGAATCCAAATATCAATTACGTGTTTCACGTTCATCACCAAAAACTTTGGGAGATGATGTGTAACGGACCGTTTGATTATATTTCAGATGATGTTCCTTACGGAACTCAGGCCATGGCCGAAGCCGCTTCTCAGTTAATGGGAACTAAGACATCCGGAATTTTTGTGATGAAAGGTCATGAAGACGGAATCATTTCTTATGGGGCCACTCCAGAAGAGGCCGGAAAAATTATTCTAGAGCTCTACCGGAAATTGGCAGTCAGGCAGTAA
- a CDS encoding ArsA family ATPase produces MGLEIKSFEIFCGTGGVGKTTLATSRALNLSQMGKRVLLITIDPAKRLKDLLGLKGEHVGDVTSVELQGLKLDALLMSPEKTIQRMARQYNTPDLASNRIVQILSRPYGGMNEILSLVEVQMQFETGKYDVVVLDTPPGAHFLDFLEGVGKIRSFFNQNFVEIFSYLSQKTASAGKKVFGFGLINKIVSSGVRKLLGYLQNVTGAEFIDDFIQAIHIIYQSREAFMKGLALQDKLKSRTECNWFLVTSVEQGKAQEAVEMKSHASEFIHQDHYLVLNKCLEQELRGWSPSDESLNNVKKSLEGKEISLKQQLRGLFPEVLEFPEVISLSPTDHIQHLTEKWKSYVV; encoded by the coding sequence GTGGGCCTCGAAATCAAATCGTTCGAGATATTTTGTGGTACGGGCGGAGTTGGTAAAACAACTCTGGCAACGTCGCGCGCCCTCAATCTTTCTCAGATGGGAAAGCGAGTTCTTCTCATCACCATTGATCCCGCCAAACGTTTAAAAGATCTTCTTGGTTTGAAAGGTGAACACGTCGGTGACGTGACTTCGGTTGAACTTCAAGGTTTGAAGCTTGATGCTCTTCTCATGTCTCCGGAAAAAACCATTCAGCGCATGGCCCGTCAATACAACACTCCTGATCTGGCCAGTAACCGCATTGTTCAAATTCTTTCCCGTCCCTATGGTGGAATGAATGAAATTTTGTCTTTGGTCGAAGTGCAGATGCAATTTGAGACCGGAAAGTATGATGTGGTGGTCTTAGATACTCCACCAGGTGCACACTTTCTGGACTTTTTGGAAGGCGTAGGTAAAATCCGTTCTTTCTTTAATCAGAACTTCGTAGAGATTTTTAGTTATCTTTCACAGAAGACCGCTTCTGCCGGTAAAAAAGTTTTTGGTTTTGGTCTTATCAATAAAATCGTTTCAAGTGGTGTGAGAAAACTCCTGGGTTATCTTCAAAACGTCACAGGAGCAGAATTTATTGATGATTTCATCCAGGCCATTCACATTATTTATCAATCACGTGAAGCTTTCATGAAGGGGCTGGCCCTGCAAGACAAATTAAAGTCACGCACAGAATGTAATTGGTTCTTAGTGACGTCGGTAGAGCAAGGAAAGGCCCAGGAAGCAGTGGAAATGAAGTCCCACGCCAGTGAGTTTATTCATCAAGACCATTATCTGGTGCTTAATAAATGCCTAGAGCAGGAGCTTAGAGGCTGGTCTCCGAGTGATGAATCGCTGAATAATGTAAAAAAATCCCTAGAGGGTAAAGAAATATCTTTGAAACAACAGTTAAGAGGGTTATTTCCAGAGGTACTGGAATTCCCTGAGGTGATTAGTCTCTCACCTACAGATCATATTCAACATCTTACAGAAAAATGGAAGTCCTATGTCGTTTAA
- a CDS encoding helicase-related protein, with the protein MRPLEDSEIVLNTLESIAVDTRAMLDAHPSLESLFEKAFGRIREVFDREAIVETALVEDFIFPVTSTYPVVVDGQFSREMTESYKETYKAWSEEKIAKHLETQNLVKLNFDIKLNDRDLSCQCVQCLGDYRTQVREAVFATQTGMIDKIEEKLHDWVLVKRISDISNAVFDLKKNLDKNFHQLRNKLKRSSVNKLENEVKHHFRTKFGSKSELGKVYKEKLTVFFNTLLVEQGLKPELVSAEEYDRFYLQLETNIWKGEVFLRKEFERFTQAILALKRKDVSSSILRDYLGQFWLHADARRMNRRVIYHMGPTNSGKTYHAIEALVQAKKGCYLAPLRLLASELYDTMNLKGAKTTLLTGEEVIEVPDATHFSSTIEMAKLQQKFDCCVIDEIQMLTDPQRGWAWTRALVNIQADEIHLCGDHSVLELVKKILALCGDTLEIREYTRMTELNVLNHQIPLSQMQKNDALIVFSRRNALKYKADLEELDFKVSIVYGRLSPEVRREQARKFDEGETDIMVSTDAIAMGMNLPVKRIVFSALSKFVDDKENPLTYSEIKQIAGRAGRFKRFPVGEVTTLNRVEDGLHILRNALSHHLGQSDKAMVGPDLDIFSSVNHALESNSLPILSLSEFLRLFNTMTFQKPFYCVDMKEMIELAEMVEAADENRTLTYAEIFGFACAPVNLGLMEHVQYYMWILNHYVSNQSIYNEPIDEKSDNIDYLETSIKCVELFQWLSRHFNQKNFEYDERQLLENKTKAIERLNELLSDKISKTCSSCGCKMPANARFNICDECFSKRRFGRRPSREEGRHEGGRQDGGRGERPHRGKSGGRPGGERSGISAGSDRGGPRRSSRPGSGGPKRSGGGKSDAAKAFRKHR; encoded by the coding sequence ATGCGACCTCTCGAAGATTCAGAGATTGTTTTAAACACCCTCGAATCTATCGCAGTTGATACTCGAGCAATGCTCGATGCCCATCCTTCCTTAGAATCTCTTTTCGAAAAAGCATTCGGCCGTATTCGCGAAGTATTTGATCGCGAAGCGATTGTTGAAACCGCACTAGTGGAAGATTTTATCTTTCCAGTGACTTCAACATATCCTGTCGTGGTGGATGGTCAGTTTAGTCGCGAGATGACTGAATCTTATAAGGAGACTTATAAGGCGTGGTCAGAAGAAAAGATCGCCAAGCACCTTGAGACTCAAAATCTCGTAAAATTAAACTTTGATATTAAACTCAATGACCGAGATCTCAGCTGTCAGTGTGTTCAGTGTCTAGGTGATTATCGTACACAGGTAAGAGAAGCGGTATTCGCCACTCAAACTGGCATGATCGATAAGATTGAAGAAAAACTTCATGACTGGGTACTGGTTAAACGCATCAGCGATATTTCAAACGCTGTGTTTGATCTGAAAAAGAACCTTGATAAAAACTTTCATCAGTTAAGAAATAAGCTTAAGCGTTCTTCAGTTAATAAACTTGAGAATGAAGTGAAGCACCACTTTCGTACTAAGTTCGGTTCTAAGTCTGAACTAGGAAAAGTGTATAAAGAGAAACTAACGGTCTTCTTCAACACTCTTTTAGTAGAGCAGGGACTTAAGCCTGAACTGGTCTCAGCAGAAGAGTACGATCGTTTCTATCTTCAACTCGAAACCAACATCTGGAAGGGAGAAGTTTTCCTCCGAAAGGAATTCGAGCGCTTCACACAAGCGATTCTAGCTCTTAAACGCAAAGACGTATCTTCATCGATTCTAAGAGATTATCTCGGACAGTTCTGGCTACACGCTGATGCTCGTCGAATGAACCGTCGTGTGATTTATCACATGGGTCCAACTAACTCGGGTAAAACCTATCATGCTATTGAGGCCCTGGTTCAAGCGAAGAAGGGCTGCTATTTGGCGCCTCTAAGACTTCTGGCCTCAGAACTATACGATACGATGAACCTTAAAGGTGCTAAGACCACACTTCTCACTGGTGAAGAAGTGATCGAAGTTCCTGATGCGACTCACTTCTCTTCAACGATTGAGATGGCCAAGCTTCAGCAAAAGTTTGATTGCTGTGTCATCGATGAAATTCAAATGTTAACAGATCCTCAGAGAGGTTGGGCATGGACCCGCGCTCTGGTGAATATTCAGGCCGATGAAATCCATCTTTGTGGTGACCACTCTGTCCTGGAACTTGTTAAAAAGATCCTGGCCCTTTGTGGTGATACGCTTGAAATTCGTGAATACACACGTATGACAGAACTCAATGTTCTGAATCATCAGATTCCGCTTTCGCAGATGCAGAAAAACGATGCCCTCATTGTGTTCTCTCGTAGAAATGCTCTGAAATATAAAGCTGATCTTGAAGAACTTGATTTTAAAGTATCGATTGTTTATGGACGTCTTTCTCCGGAAGTTCGTCGTGAGCAGGCCCGTAAATTCGACGAAGGTGAAACTGATATCATGGTATCAACTGATGCCATCGCCATGGGGATGAACCTTCCAGTAAAACGTATCGTCTTCTCAGCTTTATCTAAGTTTGTAGATGATAAAGAGAACCCCCTTACATACTCGGAGATCAAGCAGATCGCCGGGCGTGCCGGACGTTTTAAACGTTTCCCGGTCGGTGAAGTGACTACACTAAACCGTGTGGAAGATGGGTTACATATTCTAAGAAATGCTCTCTCTCACCACTTAGGTCAGAGTGATAAAGCGATGGTTGGTCCGGATTTAGATATCTTCTCATCTGTGAACCATGCCCTTGAATCGAATTCACTTCCGATTCTTTCGCTTTCTGAGTTCCTGCGTCTCTTCAACACCATGACTTTCCAAAAACCATTCTACTGCGTAGATATGAAGGAGATGATTGAGCTTGCTGAGATGGTGGAAGCGGCTGACGAGAACCGAACACTCACGTATGCGGAGATCTTCGGATTTGCTTGTGCTCCTGTGAACTTGGGCCTTATGGAACACGTTCAGTACTACATGTGGATTCTTAATCATTATGTGAGCAATCAGAGTATTTACAATGAACCGATTGATGAAAAGTCGGACAACATTGATTATCTTGAGACTTCAATTAAGTGTGTTGAGTTGTTCCAATGGTTATCTCGTCACTTCAATCAAAAGAACTTTGAATACGATGAGAGACAATTATTAGAGAACAAGACAAAGGCCATTGAACGACTTAATGAGCTTCTTTCTGACAAGATCTCTAAAACTTGTTCAAGTTGCGGATGTAAAATGCCGGCAAATGCCCGCTTCAACATCTGTGATGAGTGTTTCTCAAAACGCCGTTTCGGCCGTCGTCCTTCTCGTGAAGAGGGTCGCCACGAGGGTGGTCGACAAGATGGTGGTCGAGGTGAACGTCCACATCGCGGTAAATCTGGTGGTAGACCAGGTGGCGAGCGAAGTGGTATCTCTGCAGGCTCAGACCGTGGTGGACCGAGAAGATCTTCTCGTCCAGGTAGCGGCGGACCTAAGAGAAGTGGCGGAGGAAAGAGTGATGCCGCAAAAGCCTTTAGAAAACACAGATAA
- a CDS encoding HD-GYP domain-containing protein, whose translation MKKNNVFELPTMSTALSLLGMAAQVEALKDENKKISEQAARTILKALDAKDNYTFGHSMRVAYFSLVTGAEAGLSPEEMYELELSAIFHDIGKIGTPDAVLNKPSRLSEEEFQIMKKHPENSYEILKDFPMFQKIADNARLHHERFDGKGYPLGLKGEDIPTAARIILIADTFDAMTSTRPYRKGLPYEVAFEELIQFSGTQFDPHLVKMFIQGMKKEALKGEDQFFIPLMDKKFDKNAA comes from the coding sequence ATGAAAAAAAATAATGTCTTCGAGCTGCCGACAATGAGTACTGCTCTTTCCCTCTTGGGAATGGCAGCACAAGTAGAAGCATTAAAAGATGAAAACAAGAAAATCAGTGAACAGGCCGCTCGCACAATCCTTAAAGCTCTCGATGCTAAAGACAACTATACATTTGGTCACAGTATGCGTGTTGCCTACTTCTCACTAGTAACAGGTGCAGAGGCAGGACTTTCACCAGAAGAAATGTATGAGCTGGAGCTATCTGCTATTTTCCATGATATCGGCAAAATCGGAACTCCCGATGCCGTATTGAATAAACCTTCTCGCCTCTCTGAGGAAGAATTCCAAATCATGAAAAAACATCCGGAGAATTCTTACGAAATCCTGAAAGACTTTCCGATGTTCCAAAAAATCGCCGACAACGCCCGTCTTCACCATGAGCGTTTTGATGGTAAAGGTTATCCGCTAGGTCTTAAAGGCGAAGATATTCCGACTGCCGCAAGAATCATTCTTATCGCTGACACATTTGATGCTATGACTTCGACTCGTCCTTATCGTAAAGGACTTCCATATGAAGTTGCCTTCGAAGAACTAATTCAATTCTCAGGCACTCAATTCGATCCGCATCTTGTAAAAATGTTCATTCAAGGTATGAAGAAGGAAGCGCTTAAAGGCGAAGATCAATTTTTCATTCCACTTATGGACAAGAAATTCGACAAGAACGCAGCTTAA
- a CDS encoding ArsA-related P-loop ATPase: MEQKPRRLYIFTGKGGVGKTTLSRAFVKYLVEHDHEAVYLTFKNQAMGETSTGSTERMHEGVKEIALDLEESARGYIEKRLNSKMVGGWIVKTPFFRALINMVPGFSYLIYLGKILEMGKENPRLTIVLDAPASGHALTMVESTTNFKQIFESGIVFDDATKMLGRLNDPSYTKIHVVSLPSLMSWQEAQELRTGLRERTPVDVDITVNNCLYPLLEGKFEEVPQGLREKALNEKRLVEEHQSEMQCILPHSLGNDTKSIESDLVGSLSKLI, encoded by the coding sequence ATGGAACAAAAACCACGTCGTCTTTATATCTTCACTGGGAAAGGCGGCGTGGGAAAAACCACTCTTTCTCGCGCATTCGTAAAATATCTCGTTGAGCACGATCACGAAGCTGTTTACCTCACATTTAAAAATCAAGCGATGGGTGAAACCTCCACCGGTTCCACTGAGCGCATGCATGAAGGCGTGAAAGAAATTGCTCTCGACTTAGAAGAGAGTGCCCGCGGTTATATTGAAAAAAGACTCAATTCAAAAATGGTCGGCGGATGGATTGTAAAAACTCCGTTTTTCCGCGCCTTGATCAACATGGTTCCAGGTTTTAGTTATCTCATTTACCTCGGAAAAATTCTCGAGATGGGTAAAGAAAATCCTCGTCTCACAATTGTACTCGATGCACCGGCATCCGGGCACGCGTTAACAATGGTGGAATCAACCACTAACTTTAAACAAATTTTTGAGAGTGGAATTGTCTTTGATGACGCCACAAAAATGCTTGGCCGCTTAAATGATCCAAGCTATACGAAAATTCATGTCGTAAGTTTACCGAGCCTCATGTCTTGGCAAGAGGCACAGGAACTTCGCACTGGTCTTCGAGAGAGAACACCTGTTGATGTCGACATCACAGTGAATAACTGCCTTTATCCCCTTCTCGAGGGAAAATTTGAAGAAGTGCCGCAAGGGCTTCGTGAAAAAGCGTTAAATGAAAAACGCTTGGTTGAAGAGCACCAATCTGAAATGCAATGCATCCTTCCTCATTCACTCGGAAATGACACTAAATCCATCGAGTCGGATTTAGTTGGGTCTCTCTCAAAACTCATATAG
- a CDS encoding polyhydroxyalkanoate synthesis regulator DNA-binding domain-containing protein gives MKDVRIIKRYQNRKLYDTFQSCYVTLEEIAQIIREGHEIQVIDNKSKNDITYMTQIQLLFDQERKSLKPGNTELLKRVIRSEEGTLTGYIGALEGKLNLTFDIPAAVVAEDFKPAFVAGLNSSMENSATLN, from the coding sequence ATGAAAGACGTACGTATCATCAAGCGTTACCAGAACCGCAAGCTCTACGACACTTTCCAAAGCTGCTATGTAACTCTCGAAGAGATCGCTCAGATCATCCGCGAAGGTCACGAAATCCAAGTTATCGACAATAAGTCTAAAAACGACATCACTTATATGACTCAGATCCAGCTTCTTTTCGATCAAGAGCGTAAGTCTCTTAAGCCAGGAAACACTGAGCTTCTTAAGCGTGTAATCCGCTCTGAAGAAGGCACTCTTACTGGTTATATCGGTGCTCTAGAAGGTAAGCTAAACCTTACTTTCGATATCCCAGCAGCTGTTGTTGCTGAAGATTTCAAGCCTGCTTTCGTAGCTGGTCTTAACTCTTCTATGGAAAATTCTGCTACTTTGAACTAA
- a CDS encoding trans-sulfuration enzyme family protein: protein MKFETKVIHVGGEPDPVTGAIMPPIFQTSTYVQSSPGEHKGYEYTRSHNPTRTRLQECLASLENAKHCFVTASGLSASSLIMHMLPKGSKILCGDDVYGGTYRLFSKVFNDIHQYKFVDTTDLVKLEKEINETKPALVWLETPTNPLLKISDIKAIAALAKKVGALTVVDNTFMSPYFQNPLDHGADIVLHSMTKFINGHSDVVGGALMFNSDEIKEKIFFYQNAIGPSQSPFDSWLVIRGIKTLAVRMKAHQENAMKIANFLEKHPKVERVIYPGLKSHPQYELAQKQMKGAGGMITFFIKGGIDESRKFLENVKLFALAESLGGVESLVDHPAIMTHASIPKNVREGLGIFDNLIRLSVGIEDCDDLVKDLEHAFSRV from the coding sequence ATGAAATTCGAAACGAAAGTTATCCACGTAGGTGGCGAGCCGGATCCAGTAACTGGCGCGATCATGCCCCCTATCTTCCAAACTTCGACTTATGTGCAGAGTTCTCCAGGTGAGCACAAAGGTTATGAGTACACACGTTCTCACAACCCGACTCGTACTCGTCTGCAGGAGTGTCTTGCATCACTTGAAAATGCTAAGCACTGTTTCGTAACAGCTTCTGGTCTTTCAGCTTCTTCACTTATCATGCATATGCTTCCAAAAGGTTCAAAGATCCTTTGTGGGGACGATGTATATGGCGGTACTTACCGTTTGTTCTCAAAAGTTTTCAATGACATTCACCAATACAAGTTCGTAGATACGACTGATCTGGTGAAACTTGAAAAAGAAATCAACGAGACGAAGCCGGCACTTGTTTGGCTTGAAACTCCAACAAACCCTCTTCTTAAAATTTCAGATATCAAGGCGATTGCGGCACTTGCTAAAAAAGTAGGCGCTTTAACTGTTGTAGATAACACGTTCATGAGCCCGTATTTCCAGAACCCTCTTGATCACGGTGCTGATATTGTTCTTCACTCAATGACAAAATTCATCAACGGTCACTCAGACGTTGTTGGTGGGGCATTGATGTTTAACTCTGATGAAATCAAAGAGAAAATCTTCTTCTATCAGAATGCCATTGGCCCATCTCAGTCGCCATTTGATTCATGGTTAGTTATCCGTGGGATCAAGACTCTTGCCGTAAGAATGAAAGCTCACCAGGAAAACGCGATGAAAATCGCTAACTTTCTTGAGAAGCATCCGAAAGTTGAAAGAGTTATTTATCCTGGTCTTAAGTCTCACCCTCAATATGAACTTGCTCAGAAGCAAATGAAGGGTGCCGGCGGGATGATTACATTCTTCATCAAAGGTGGAATTGATGAATCTCGTAAATTCCTTGAGAACGTAAAACTATTTGCTCTTGCTGAATCACTTGGTGGTGTTGAATCTCTTGTGGATCACCCGGCCATCATGACTCACGCTTCGATTCCTAAAAATGTAAGAGAAGGACTAGGTATTTTTGATAACCTAATCCGTCTCTCAGTTGGTATTGAGGATTGTGATGATTTAGTGAAGGACTTAGAGCACGCTTTTAGTCGCGTCTAA
- a CDS encoding DUF455 family protein — protein MPQKPLENTDNPISYFEYAKTILQGTTLEDKYFSAAINWDEWKGIELPSLPGRAAPINFSADQIKFPKAPNLNIAEKKAIALHSFANHELLAIEMMAAALLIYPHKTEEDIRFKRGIVSALKDEQKHLGLYIARLNELGYQFGDFPLNDFFWRQMTKLKTPNQYTAVMSLTFEAANLDFAQYYAKIFRDFGDEKTADILDIVLEDEISHVAFGSHWMKKWREDKDLWSYYLESLPFPLTPARSKGIGFDPKIHERAMNDADFTHKLDLFEDDFKITKRW, from the coding sequence ATGCCGCAAAAGCCTTTAGAAAACACAGATAATCCAATTTCATATTTTGAATATGCTAAAACTATCCTCCAGGGCACGACTCTGGAGGATAAGTATTTTTCTGCTGCCATTAACTGGGACGAATGGAAGGGAATCGAGCTTCCTAGTTTACCTGGTCGAGCGGCACCTATTAATTTCTCCGCAGATCAAATCAAATTTCCTAAAGCTCCGAACCTAAACATTGCTGAGAAGAAGGCAATTGCTCTTCATAGCTTCGCTAATCACGAGCTACTTGCCATTGAGATGATGGCAGCGGCGCTTTTGATTTATCCTCATAAAACTGAAGAAGACATTCGGTTTAAGCGTGGAATTGTTTCCGCCTTAAAAGACGAACAAAAGCATTTAGGTCTTTATATCGCTCGTTTAAATGAGCTCGGTTATCAATTTGGTGATTTTCCGCTGAATGATTTCTTCTGGCGTCAGATGACCAAACTGAAAACGCCCAATCAATATACGGCCGTGATGTCTCTGACTTTCGAAGCAGCGAACCTGGATTTTGCTCAGTACTATGCCAAGATCTTCCGTGATTTTGGTGATGAGAAAACCGCCGATATTCTAGACATCGTGCTGGAAGATGAAATCAGCCATGTGGCCTTTGGATCTCACTGGATGAAGAAGTGGCGCGAAGATAAGGATCTTTGGAGCTACTATCTGGAAAGCCTGCCTTTCCCGCTGACTCCGGCCCGAAGTAAAGGCATTGGTTTTGATCCTAAGATTCATGAGCGGGCGATGAATGATGCCGACTTCACTCATAAGCTTGATCTCTTTGAAGATGATTTTAAAATCACAAAGCGGTGGTAA
- a CDS encoding glutamate--cysteine ligase: MSFKVNTKAELEQFFCHNLNAINEWIDKAQAALPQPLTSSVDVRESKTKFAPVDHNMYPAGFNNLCSKDLLFCADHFRERFDQIKPNLNRVGILPESHTKNKYYLDHLYKLKSTIEMSDANVIFFSPDSNLFVEIGGDVAVLESFSGHKIEIHRAQVQDGQFISYTPGVKFDFEAVVLNNDQSVPLEVDWKSIKTPVLPSPYVGWFKRQKIHHFKHYRETANAFANHFGINPDLIQAHFSYVENIDFNTKEGLDELGNEVDKLLATLPAGSSVFAKASQGTYGMGISVVSSGEEIRSMNRKGRNKMDVGKNNLKFTSVLIQEGVETVVKYDDAPAEVTIYLVNGKSSGGFMRTNPLKGTQANLNSQGMIYQKLCLSDVKQDCDHKIKEAVYSVIARLSTLAASYEMKELME; the protein is encoded by the coding sequence ATGTCGTTTAAAGTGAACACGAAGGCAGAGCTTGAACAGTTCTTCTGCCATAACCTCAATGCCATCAATGAATGGATTGATAAGGCCCAGGCGGCCCTGCCCCAACCCCTTACTTCAAGTGTTGATGTGAGAGAAAGTAAAACGAAGTTTGCTCCCGTAGATCACAATATGTATCCGGCCGGTTTCAACAACCTTTGCAGCAAAGATCTTCTTTTCTGTGCAGATCACTTTCGTGAAAGATTTGATCAAATTAAACCAAACTTAAATCGCGTGGGAATCCTTCCGGAATCTCATACAAAAAATAAGTACTATCTTGATCACTTGTATAAACTCAAATCAACCATTGAGATGTCAGACGCGAATGTGATTTTCTTCTCACCTGATTCAAACCTGTTTGTGGAAATCGGTGGAGATGTTGCGGTCCTTGAATCTTTCTCGGGTCACAAGATTGAAATTCACCGAGCTCAAGTTCAGGACGGTCAGTTCATCTCTTACACTCCAGGTGTGAAATTTGATTTTGAAGCAGTTGTTCTTAATAACGATCAATCAGTTCCTCTGGAAGTTGATTGGAAATCAATTAAGACCCCTGTTCTTCCTTCTCCGTATGTTGGATGGTTTAAACGCCAGAAGATCCATCACTTCAAACACTACCGTGAGACCGCCAACGCTTTCGCTAATCACTTCGGCATTAATCCCGATTTGATTCAGGCCCACTTCTCATACGTTGAGAACATTGATTTCAACACGAAGGAAGGTCTGGATGAGCTAGGAAATGAAGTAGATAAACTTCTGGCCACTCTTCCGGCCGGTTCATCAGTATTTGCCAAGGCCTCGCAAGGGACTTACGGCATGGGGATTTCAGTGGTTTCAAGCGGCGAAGAAATTCGCTCGATGAACCGCAAAGGCCGTAACAAAATGGATGTTGGCAAAAACAACCTTAAGTTCACATCAGTTCTGATCCAGGAAGGTGTGGAAACAGTGGTTAAATATGACGATGCACCGGCAGAAGTAACGATCTATCTGGTTAATGGAAAGAGTTCTGGTGGCTTCATGAGAACAAATCCTCTAAAAGGCACGCAGGCAAACCTTAACTCACAAGGTATGATTTATCAGAAACTTTGCCTTTCGGATGTTAAACAAGATTGCGATCATAAAATAAAGGAAGCTGTGTACTCGGTGATTGCCCGCCTTTCGACCCTGGCCGCTTCGTATGAAATGAAAGAATTGATGGAGTAA
- a CDS encoding outer membrane beta-barrel protein → MSKKNSVMLMAAFAAMCFLSPSLSLAQTNEPKAFSPKIKTPNTSQELSEQPEIKKSNLVREREAEEKEANDAALRASSPRQLRQHGLGVGLGQTFLMGNYGKYGDDKITADLFYSYAASYSFDLLVNAHMSEHKNDNERMKVMGLATSIKGRFVEYDNLSPYFLGGLGFYAPRAKRVNDQGKAKWSDQKVTFGANFGAGVDLRLNEHYVVGVLGQMHWPFKVQQDNQSDLKGYYFKMLITGMYLF, encoded by the coding sequence ATGAGTAAAAAAAATTCTGTAATGCTCATGGCCGCTTTTGCGGCCATGTGTTTTTTAAGCCCTTCTCTTTCTCTAGCTCAAACTAATGAGCCAAAAGCCTTCTCCCCAAAAATCAAGACCCCTAATACTTCGCAGGAACTTTCTGAGCAGCCAGAAATTAAAAAATCTAATCTGGTAAGAGAACGTGAAGCGGAAGAAAAAGAGGCCAATGATGCGGCTCTTCGTGCTAGTTCACCAAGACAACTGCGTCAGCACGGTCTAGGTGTTGGTTTGGGTCAAACTTTCCTGATGGGGAATTATGGCAAGTACGGCGATGACAAAATCACGGCGGACCTGTTTTATTCATATGCCGCCAGTTATTCGTTCGATTTACTGGTGAACGCTCACATGTCTGAGCACAAAAATGATAATGAGAGAATGAAAGTGATGGGTCTAGCTACCTCAATCAAAGGTCGTTTCGTTGAATACGACAATCTTTCTCCCTACTTTTTGGGTGGTCTGGGCTTTTATGCCCCAAGAGCTAAGCGTGTGAACGATCAAGGCAAGGCAAAATGGTCTGATCAGAAAGTTACTTTTGGTGCGAACTTTGGTGCGGGTGTGGATCTTCGCCTCAACGAACACTACGTTGTGGGTGTTTTGGGACAAATGCACTGGCCTTTCAAAGTTCAACAAGACAATCAATCGGACCTGAAAGGTTACTACTTTAAAATGCTCATCACAGGAATGTACCTCTTCTGA